One genomic region from Leptospira tipperaryensis encodes:
- the uvrB gene encoding excinuclease ABC subunit UvrB — MSAIFKIHSAYQPAGDQIKAIETIGTAFQKGEQKITLVGVTGSGKTFTMAQVIQTLGLPTLVLSHNKTLAAQLFREFKEFFPENAVEYFVSYYDYYQPEAYVPSSDTFIEKDSSINEEIDKLRLRATSSLLERDDVVIVSSVSCIYGLGSPEEYTNSVVSLKVGDTIERDAVIRKLLHIQYNRNDIDFSRGNFRVRGDSIEIYPAYHTDGIRIEFFGDEIDSISRINPTTAQTIIKLEKAYIYPAKHFITSGPKVKEAVENIKAEVDAQAEFFRKNGKLLEAERIVSRTNYDMEMLQEMGYCNGIENYSRHLTGRKAGERPACLIDYFRGDFLLIVDESHVTIPQIGGMFAGDKARKQTLVDFGFRLPSALDNRPLNFDEFEKLTPKTLYVSATPSEYELAKSSKAVEQIIRPTGLLDPVVEVRSTKNQIEDLLVEIRKRIDAGERVLVTTLTKKMSEDLTDYYEEIGLKVAYLHSEVETLDRVAIIRDLRKGIYDVLIGINLLREGLDIPEVSLVAILDADKEGFLRNYKSLIQTIGRAARNVNGTAILYADRITDSMAKAIDETKRRRKIQEDHNTKFGITPLTIKKDVGDIIEREEKEQTSEDLILEDIEKKFNPKKFPDRAVFKEKLHEEMMKAAKDLDFERAAILRDKMLSIHIEDPSIEK, encoded by the coding sequence ATGTCCGCAATTTTTAAAATTCATTCCGCATATCAACCCGCCGGAGATCAGATCAAGGCGATCGAAACGATCGGAACCGCTTTTCAAAAAGGGGAACAAAAGATCACTCTGGTCGGCGTCACCGGATCCGGAAAAACGTTTACGATGGCGCAGGTGATTCAGACTCTCGGATTGCCAACCTTGGTCCTCTCGCATAACAAAACTTTGGCGGCTCAGTTGTTCCGCGAATTCAAGGAATTCTTTCCCGAAAACGCGGTGGAGTATTTTGTTTCTTATTACGATTACTACCAACCGGAAGCCTATGTTCCTTCTTCGGATACGTTTATCGAAAAAGACAGCTCGATCAACGAAGAAATCGATAAGCTCAGATTGAGAGCGACTTCTTCCTTATTGGAAAGAGACGACGTAGTGATCGTGAGTTCGGTTTCCTGTATCTACGGTTTGGGTTCTCCGGAAGAATATACAAACTCCGTGGTTTCTCTCAAGGTCGGAGATACGATCGAAAGAGACGCGGTCATTCGAAAACTTCTTCACATTCAATACAATCGAAACGACATCGACTTCTCTCGAGGGAACTTTCGAGTTCGCGGAGATTCTATCGAAATTTATCCCGCGTATCATACGGACGGAATTAGAATCGAATTTTTCGGAGACGAGATAGATTCCATCAGCAGAATCAATCCTACCACCGCACAGACGATTATTAAATTAGAAAAAGCTTATATTTATCCCGCAAAACACTTCATCACTTCCGGTCCTAAGGTAAAGGAAGCCGTTGAAAACATAAAAGCGGAAGTGGACGCGCAGGCCGAATTCTTCCGTAAAAACGGAAAACTTTTGGAAGCGGAAAGAATCGTCTCCCGCACCAACTACGATATGGAAATGCTCCAAGAGATGGGTTATTGTAACGGGATCGAAAATTATTCCAGACATCTCACTGGAAGAAAGGCAGGAGAAAGACCCGCTTGTTTGATCGATTATTTCAGAGGGGATTTTCTTCTGATCGTCGACGAGTCCCACGTTACGATTCCTCAGATCGGAGGAATGTTCGCCGGGGATAAGGCGAGAAAACAAACGTTAGTCGACTTTGGCTTTCGTCTCCCGAGCGCTCTCGACAACAGACCTCTCAACTTCGATGAGTTTGAAAAGCTGACCCCGAAAACTCTTTATGTTTCCGCGACTCCTTCTGAATACGAATTGGCAAAGAGTTCGAAAGCAGTGGAGCAGATCATTCGTCCTACGGGGCTTTTGGATCCGGTTGTTGAAGTTAGATCCACTAAAAATCAGATCGAAGACCTCCTTGTCGAAATTCGAAAACGAATTGACGCCGGAGAACGCGTCCTGGTAACCACTCTTACCAAAAAAATGTCGGAAGATTTAACCGACTACTACGAAGAGATCGGTTTAAAAGTCGCCTATCTTCATTCCGAAGTGGAAACTCTGGATCGTGTCGCGATCATTCGAGATTTGAGAAAAGGAATCTATGACGTTTTGATAGGAATCAATCTTTTGAGAGAAGGATTGGACATTCCCGAAGTTTCTTTGGTCGCGATTTTGGACGCGGATAAGGAAGGTTTTTTAAGAAATTATAAATCTCTAATACAGACGATCGGACGTGCGGCGAGAAACGTTAACGGAACCGCCATTCTTTACGCCGATAGGATCACCGATTCGATGGCGAAAGCGATCGACGAAACAAAAAGACGTAGAAAAATCCAGGAAGATCATAATACCAAGTTTGGAATCACTCCTCTTACGATCAAAAAGGACGTCGGCGATATTATCGAAAGGGAAGAAAAAGAACAAACTTCCGAAGATCTGATTCTCGAAGACATCGAGAAAAAATTCAATCCTAAGAAGTTCCCGGACCGAGCCGTGTTTAAAGAAAAACTTCACGAGGAAATGATGAAGGCCGCCAAGGATCTGGATTTTGAAAGAGCGGCGATTTTAAGAGATAAAATGCTTTCCATTCATATAGAAGATCCCTCGATCGA
- a CDS encoding ATP-binding protein — MSFHLTREEIEKQIQSMLSQGLTGTVNDFYAWIRMETLRKFKDEPDTENSVVATILESLVNSGFAKLNKFNQKEFHIHPDHTQGKKSPSKDSYVLLGKIAFQPMQYVRSRFEFFLKSQGTQEDIVMDLCIGALEAVENAVKYGDGTEVEVEYSIDRSQTLFIKIVNNLKELNLEQDIERGKFSSTATLMRGMMVMQKLFDELDLEILEGRKQAQFNAKKKLS; from the coding sequence ATGAGCTTTCACCTCACAAGAGAAGAAATCGAAAAGCAAATTCAGTCGATGCTTTCTCAGGGGTTGACCGGAACCGTAAACGATTTTTACGCTTGGATCCGGATGGAAACTCTCCGCAAATTTAAAGACGAACCTGATACGGAAAATTCAGTTGTCGCTACGATCTTAGAATCCTTGGTGAATTCCGGTTTCGCAAAACTCAACAAGTTCAATCAAAAAGAATTTCATATTCACCCAGATCACACTCAGGGAAAAAAAAGTCCGTCTAAGGACAGTTATGTTCTTCTTGGGAAGATCGCTTTTCAACCGATGCAATACGTTCGAAGCCGTTTCGAATTCTTTCTAAAAAGTCAAGGCACTCAGGAAGACATCGTTATGGATCTTTGTATCGGCGCTCTCGAAGCCGTCGAGAATGCGGTAAAATACGGAGACGGAACCGAGGTGGAAGTGGAATATTCCATAGATCGTTCCCAGACATTATTCATTAAAATTGTAAACAATCTCAAAGAGCTGAACTTAGAACAGGATATTGAAAGAGGAAAGTTTTCTTCCACTGCCACGCTCATGCGCGGTATGATGGTGATGCAAAAACTTTTTGACGAACTCGATCTTGAAATCTTGGAAGGAAGAAAACAAGCTCAGTTCAACGCCAAGAAAAAATTATCTTAA
- a CDS encoding tRNA (cytidine(34)-2'-O)-methyltransferase yields the protein MSLHIGLYRPEIPPNTGNIARLCVALGADLHIIGQASFDLSEKAARRAGLDYWDKVKISLHSSLEEYKEVLPPESNLYLVSVHGKRSYTSVEYKSGDAFLFGNETSGVPEEMKKSWNEEKILKIPMEDSSRCLNLSNSVAVISYEAMRQIKSW from the coding sequence ATGTCTCTGCATATAGGTCTCTACAGACCGGAAATCCCTCCCAACACAGGAAATATCGCGAGGCTCTGTGTCGCGTTGGGAGCGGATCTTCACATCATCGGACAAGCTTCCTTCGATCTTTCCGAAAAGGCCGCGCGTCGCGCGGGCTTGGATTATTGGGATAAGGTAAAAATTTCACTCCATTCTTCTTTAGAAGAATATAAAGAGGTTCTTCCTCCTGAATCAAATTTGTATTTGGTCTCGGTGCACGGTAAACGCTCTTATACGTCAGTCGAATATAAGTCGGGAGACGCTTTTCTCTTCGGAAATGAAACTTCGGGAGTTCCCGAAGAAATGAAAAAATCTTGGAATGAGGAAAAGATCTTAAAAATTCCGATGGAAGATTCATCCCGATGTTTGAATCTAAGCAATTCAGTCGCCGTGATTTCTTATGAAGCGATGCGCCAAATTAAGTCCTGGTAA
- a CDS encoding S1 RNA-binding domain-containing protein produces MKESEKELFEKMLDASFKKKRAMEAGTKVTAVVNSAKKDFIFVTAKDSKTQGIISSEEFLETGLPTPGEEIEAYFLREDHGDIHFTTCLSGESLNKDLLEIAKRAEIPVLGQFISEGESGAEVKIGEFTAFCPFSQIDPEFKKSGLVGKRLKFLIQDIGTRGKLIVSQKKISDRAKEAKLGVLKQELKEGMFVTCKVKTIQNFGLIVEMDGLNALIPISEATYKKNPELEKEFQVGQTLRARVLRIDWETQKIALTVKDFLKDPWSQTVPFKEGDIVKGTVDSLKTFGLFVKLDDHFNGLVPGRETGIPSRVPLTQSFKPGDVVDVFVMEVNPERKQISLSIQKAKEIQDRMDYSGYLSTDTSGSTSSFGAILQNSLNKNKKK; encoded by the coding sequence ATGAAAGAATCTGAAAAAGAACTCTTTGAGAAAATGTTAGACGCTTCCTTTAAAAAGAAAAGAGCGATGGAAGCAGGCACGAAAGTCACAGCAGTTGTGAACTCCGCCAAAAAAGATTTTATATTCGTTACCGCAAAGGATTCGAAAACTCAAGGGATCATTTCTTCCGAAGAATTTCTCGAGACCGGTTTGCCCACTCCGGGAGAAGAGATCGAAGCTTATTTCTTGCGAGAAGACCACGGAGATATTCACTTCACTACTTGTTTGAGCGGAGAATCGCTCAACAAAGATCTATTAGAAATCGCTAAAAGAGCTGAGATCCCAGTCTTAGGTCAATTTATTTCAGAGGGAGAATCCGGAGCCGAAGTCAAGATCGGAGAGTTTACCGCATTCTGTCCTTTCTCTCAAATTGATCCCGAATTTAAGAAGTCGGGTTTGGTTGGGAAACGACTCAAGTTTTTGATTCAGGATATCGGAACCAGAGGCAAACTCATCGTCTCTCAGAAAAAAATTTCCGATCGAGCGAAGGAAGCCAAACTCGGAGTTCTCAAACAAGAATTAAAAGAAGGAATGTTCGTCACCTGCAAGGTGAAGACGATCCAGAACTTCGGACTCATCGTGGAGATGGACGGATTGAACGCCCTCATTCCTATTTCCGAAGCTACTTATAAAAAGAATCCGGAACTCGAAAAAGAATTTCAAGTCGGACAAACGTTACGCGCTAGAGTTCTCCGAATAGATTGGGAAACTCAGAAGATCGCTCTTACCGTAAAAGACTTTTTAAAAGATCCTTGGTCGCAGACGGTTCCTTTCAAAGAAGGCGACATCGTAAAAGGAACCGTCGATTCTCTGAAGACATTCGGACTTTTTGTAAAGTTAGACGATCATTTCAACGGTCTCGTTCCCGGAAGAGAAACCGGAATTCCGAGCCGTGTTCCTTTGACTCAGAGTTTTAAACCCGGAGACGTAGTTGACGTTTTTGTAATGGAAGTAAACCCGGAGAGAAAACAGATTTCTCTTTCGATTCAGAAGGCTAAGGAGATTCAGGATAGAATGGATTACAGCGGTTACTTGAGTACGGACACAAGCGGATCCACGAGTTCATTCGGAGCGATTCTTCAGAATTCTCTGAATAAGAATAAGAAAAAATGA
- a CDS encoding histidine kinase, translating to MMGQEIRDISDNIRLTIENGKILSLKTHRMTHSVEEHIQEAVGLILDKVTHPTLVPTVYTIIKELAINACKANQKRIFFEEKGLDLNDAADYVKGVREYKNIFSEAMSELYGQKAKKEGYYCLISFHYSFDGIRIEVINNAPVTQQEEKSLREKLEKGMRYNDIAQFYLDNADNTEGAGIGLALILIMLKGEGIDPSYFRIIIREDVTIARLEIPLTPDFQSVRKLNPKN from the coding sequence ATGATGGGGCAGGAAATCCGAGATATATCCGACAATATCCGGCTAACAATTGAGAACGGAAAAATCCTGTCTCTTAAAACCCACAGGATGACTCATTCTGTCGAAGAGCATATCCAAGAGGCAGTCGGTCTGATTCTGGATAAGGTAACTCATCCTACTCTGGTTCCTACGGTTTATACTATAATAAAAGAGTTGGCAATCAACGCCTGCAAAGCAAACCAAAAAAGGATTTTTTTCGAAGAAAAAGGTCTCGATCTCAACGACGCCGCCGATTACGTAAAAGGTGTTCGAGAATATAAGAATATTTTCAGTGAAGCGATGTCCGAACTCTACGGACAAAAAGCGAAGAAAGAAGGTTACTACTGTCTGATCAGTTTTCACTATTCTTTTGATGGAATTCGAATCGAAGTCATCAACAACGCGCCCGTTACTCAACAAGAAGAAAAGTCTCTCCGAGAAAAATTAGAAAAGGGAATGCGCTACAACGACATTGCTCAGTTTTATTTGGACAACGCGGACAACACAGAAGGCGCCGGCATCGGACTGGCGCTCATTCTCATCATGTTGAAGGGAGAAGGAATCGATCCTTCTTATTTTAGAATCATCATCCGTGAAGACGTTACGATCGCAAGATTGGAAATACCGCTGACTCCCGACTTTCAGAGCGTCCGAAAATTAAATCCTAAGAATTAA
- a CDS encoding glycosyltransferase family 2 protein, translating to MRLPLSVCIITLNEEDNLERCLKPLDFVSEIIVVDSGSKDKTVEIAKKYNAKVQERKFDDYVSQKNFALSLVTNDWVLTLDADEEVSPDLKEEILNLFKNGLPKADGYSTPRLTWYLGKWIRHGGWYPNRRIRLFEKVKGTFGGGLVHETVHLTGTCEKLNAPVYHYSYKNISDHIRYINAYSDLGAQEKFRAGKTSGLFHAFMEGFYKAFWMYTIRFGFLDGKQGFVLAIFGFYYNFLKYIKLYELNLKDKKKN from the coding sequence ATGCGACTTCCCCTTTCGGTTTGTATCATCACTCTCAACGAAGAAGACAATTTAGAGCGTTGTCTCAAACCTCTGGACTTCGTTTCCGAGATCATCGTCGTAGATTCCGGATCCAAGGACAAGACGGTTGAAATTGCAAAGAAGTACAACGCTAAGGTTCAGGAAAGAAAGTTCGACGACTATGTAAGTCAGAAGAATTTTGCTCTTTCTCTCGTGACGAACGACTGGGTTCTCACTCTAGACGCAGACGAAGAAGTTTCTCCCGATCTAAAAGAGGAAATTTTAAACTTATTTAAGAATGGTCTGCCAAAGGCAGACGGTTATTCCACTCCAAGACTTACCTGGTATTTGGGAAAATGGATTCGTCACGGCGGCTGGTATCCCAATCGTAGAATTCGACTCTTTGAAAAAGTAAAGGGAACGTTCGGCGGAGGTCTCGTCCACGAGACGGTTCATCTCACTGGAACATGCGAAAAACTGAATGCTCCGGTTTATCACTATTCTTATAAAAATATAAGCGATCATATACGATATATCAACGCCTATTCGGACTTAGGTGCTCAGGAAAAATTCAGAGCCGGTAAAACGAGCGGTCTTTTCCACGCTTTTATGGAAGGATTTTACAAAGCGTTTTGGATGTACACGATCCGTTTCGGCTTTTTAGACGGAAAACAAGGCTTCGTACTAGCGATCTTCGGATTCTATTATAATTTTTTAAAGTATATCAAGTTGTATGAATTGAATCTGAAGGATAAGAAAAAGAACTGA
- the aroE gene encoding shikimate dehydrogenase, producing MNNETNQPTTTFGIVGFPLSHSLSPLIHNSLYKDKGMNAFYQVFETREFDRSIVWELQKSGVSGLSITIPHKERAFALADQADEPSQIMKASNTLVLKKDSINAYNTDGEGAYRSILEWSPESFRRGKTLILGSGGSARGIAYSLATSGNISELILCSRNENTGKEICSLISENSSTKAVFVDPKEIFSYCEEISLIVHTTPLGMKGQAPGPFIEEEFFDSSMTVFDIVYNPLETPLVKAAQNAGAKIIPGSEMLLYQAMKQFELFTGVIPDSTDIQKTRERLSVALANR from the coding sequence TTGAACAACGAAACGAACCAACCAACTACGACTTTTGGTATAGTCGGTTTTCCACTTTCCCATTCCCTTTCCCCTCTTATTCATAATTCACTTTATAAAGACAAGGGAATGAATGCCTTCTACCAAGTTTTTGAAACCCGTGAATTTGATCGTTCTATCGTTTGGGAACTTCAAAAATCCGGGGTATCCGGACTATCGATCACGATTCCGCATAAGGAAAGAGCATTCGCGCTCGCAGACCAAGCGGACGAACCGTCGCAGATTATGAAGGCCTCCAATACTTTGGTCTTGAAGAAAGATTCGATTAACGCGTATAATACGGACGGAGAAGGAGCCTATCGCTCCATTTTGGAATGGTCTCCTGAATCTTTTCGACGCGGAAAAACTCTCATCCTTGGAAGCGGCGGAAGCGCCCGTGGAATCGCCTATAGCCTCGCGACCTCCGGAAACATTTCTGAATTAATTCTTTGTTCTCGCAATGAGAATACTGGAAAAGAAATTTGTTCTTTAATCTCTGAAAATTCTTCCACAAAAGCGGTGTTTGTCGATCCCAAGGAAATATTTAGCTATTGCGAGGAAATCTCTTTGATCGTACATACAACTCCGCTCGGAATGAAAGGTCAGGCACCCGGCCCTTTTATTGAGGAAGAATTTTTCGATTCTTCGATGACCGTTTTTGATATCGTCTACAATCCTTTGGAAACACCTTTAGTAAAAGCCGCTCAAAATGCCGGCGCGAAAATCATTCCGGGTTCCGAGATGCTTCTCTATCAGGCGATGAAACAGTTCGAACTTTTTACGGGCGTGATTCCGGATTCGACGGACATCCAAAAAACGAGAGAACGTTTGTCTGTCGCATTAGCAAATCGATGA
- a CDS encoding bifunctional folylpolyglutamate synthase/dihydrofolate synthase, whose translation MNSDFFEFISQLSNLEKTRNFNVFSGYSLEPFENVLKKYEWNRRRKETLCRISVVGTNAKGSITHFLGEFFRLSGFKTGLYTSPHLLSPLERIRIGSQTEPFRQILKEELDVLLSEMEAQGAEADLKTFSFFELFTCAAFRFFEKNSVEIQIYEAGLGGRLDATKLANPDVVVLGSIGLDHKEILGNSKLEILEEKLGICSKNTKFLFAMEQKESELNLRIQKFCDQHKIVCETLKEEPLGADYLTRNRSFSLRVWGKITDLRKIGNSKFEFNSLNLAEVKNRVSPPPGRLTVLRNSPLLVFDPAHNPDAFSETFRSLDSLYPDKKFRVFTGLLRDKDGSGILEFLRNAKERGSIAGFYFLKEEGFHLPEDCRENEMISLREMNDLLKSSSNLFEPILVLGSFRLFPIVSGLI comes from the coding sequence ATGAATTCAGATTTTTTCGAATTCATATCTCAACTTTCCAATTTAGAGAAAACTAGAAATTTCAACGTGTTCTCGGGTTATTCTTTGGAACCGTTTGAGAATGTTTTGAAAAAATACGAATGGAATCGAAGGAGAAAGGAGACTCTTTGTAGAATTTCGGTTGTGGGAACAAATGCGAAGGGTTCGATCACCCATTTTTTAGGGGAATTCTTCCGGCTTTCCGGCTTCAAAACGGGGCTTTACACTTCTCCACATCTTCTATCTCCATTGGAAAGAATTCGAATCGGATCCCAAACGGAACCATTTCGACAAATTCTAAAAGAAGAATTGGATGTTTTGTTAAGCGAAATGGAAGCTCAGGGAGCCGAAGCCGACCTCAAGACTTTTTCTTTTTTTGAACTATTTACCTGCGCGGCGTTTCGTTTTTTTGAAAAGAACTCGGTTGAAATTCAGATCTACGAGGCCGGGCTGGGAGGCAGATTGGACGCAACCAAGCTGGCCAATCCGGACGTCGTCGTTTTAGGATCGATAGGTCTCGATCATAAAGAAATATTAGGGAATTCTAAATTAGAAATTTTAGAAGAAAAATTAGGGATCTGTTCTAAAAATACAAAATTTCTTTTTGCGATGGAACAAAAAGAATCGGAACTCAATCTTAGAATCCAAAAATTCTGCGATCAACACAAGATTGTTTGCGAAACTTTAAAAGAAGAACCGTTAGGAGCCGATTATCTGACTCGTAATCGATCTTTTTCCTTGAGAGTTTGGGGAAAAATTACAGACCTTAGAAAGATCGGAAATTCTAAATTTGAATTTAATAGTTTGAATCTTGCAGAAGTGAAAAACAGAGTTTCTCCGCCGCCGGGAAGACTCACCGTTTTGAGAAATTCTCCGTTGCTCGTCTTTGATCCTGCTCACAATCCCGATGCATTTTCGGAAACGTTTCGAAGTTTAGATTCTCTCTACCCTGATAAAAAATTTCGAGTTTTTACGGGTTTGTTAAGAGACAAGGACGGATCCGGCATTTTAGAATTTTTAAGAAACGCGAAGGAACGCGGTTCTATTGCGGGTTTTTATTTTTTAAAAGAAGAAGGCTTCCATCTTCCCGAAGATTGTAGAGAGAATGAAATGATATCGTTAAGAGAAATGAACGACCTTCTAAAATCGAGTTCTAATCTTTTCGAACCGATTTTAGTTCTGGGGAGCTTCCGTCTGTTCCCTATCGTTTCGGGACTGATCTAA
- a CDS encoding DUF1564 domain-containing protein: MGILLLNSDQELKSNLRENNSDVVTLLIPKKTLYGLSESEMRKLPKRIPGLLSKYGKYLTSSRRLGKKAGKILYQPSAGKENMLRINVRIGTGSWALLGALAQAHGVSRCYLFNYLLWLDEIGMDSFLVRTMNEGAPTFHRNYRFILHLDLLNNKITRRLECDPANLFSILDYRDWFDS, encoded by the coding sequence ATGGGAATTTTACTTTTAAATTCAGATCAAGAACTGAAATCCAATCTTCGTGAAAACAATTCCGATGTTGTTACCCTTTTGATTCCGAAAAAGACTTTGTATGGTTTGAGCGAATCGGAAATGAGAAAGCTTCCGAAACGAATTCCGGGCCTCTTGAGTAAATATGGAAAATATCTGACCTCTTCGAGAAGACTGGGGAAAAAAGCGGGAAAGATTCTTTATCAGCCAAGTGCGGGTAAGGAGAATATGCTGAGGATCAATGTTCGGATCGGGACAGGGAGTTGGGCCTTGTTAGGCGCGCTGGCTCAGGCACACGGTGTATCGCGCTGTTATCTTTTTAATTATCTCCTTTGGTTGGATGAGATCGGAATGGATTCTTTTCTCGTGAGAACCATGAATGAGGGAGCTCCCACATTTCACAGAAACTACAGATTTATTCTCCATCTCGATTTGTTGAACAACAAGATAACACGAAGATTAGAATGCGATCCGGCTAATCTTTTTAGCATTTTAGATTATAGAGACTGGTTTGATTCTTAG
- a CDS encoding PEGA domain-containing protein codes for MSRVFAFILILAILSVSISAQGIDDYYRFPEAGMRERITFETERKLCIFPLKNQNADANLDYLSKGYASVLYSGLKGLFQIYDPDMIPKSIQHGFGKPTGKERLRKGEWDAEILEKVKNAKEISPDKDPRFLTLKIDYISNEAPPEDSTLFISGNKQGCFYHLAGSYEKKNESQMELKLVLRSSKDASKKEFRAKTSVRRSYQELEGLISEIKKELLGKSTISFSFKSGDMDGVLVFLDGQFLGKTPLQKNDILPGNHVIKYYMDGFQSQEKRVSVQDGGNFEMILSRTPKEGLISVTSNPEGANVYLGSEFLGKTPLVRVPVKTGYNRLRVSMEGHVDILKGVEVKKEEEFKLDVSLKPGDSVTYYKNKQNVFLDHSYNDFSIYSMYGTLLFYAGYYYFNLKANALYDRAESRVSLTRLYLAANVVPQDQFIGMYLYEERIIREANSDAGKYQKLAGNFGRHQGVTGGVMVYGMALMLILSATFYFLGLDEETLDVGVVPTRVNNPFAIPGQTMEMDSYAKFNLKF; via the coding sequence ATGAGTAGAGTATTTGCATTTATTTTAATATTAGCGATTTTGAGTGTTTCTATTTCGGCTCAAGGGATCGATGACTATTATCGATTTCCGGAAGCCGGGATGAGAGAAAGAATCACGTTTGAAACCGAAAGAAAACTCTGCATATTCCCTCTCAAAAATCAAAACGCGGACGCAAATCTGGACTATCTGAGTAAAGGTTACGCAAGCGTATTATACTCCGGTCTCAAAGGTTTATTTCAAATCTATGATCCGGATATGATTCCTAAGAGCATTCAACACGGCTTTGGAAAACCTACCGGAAAAGAAAGACTCAGAAAGGGAGAATGGGACGCAGAGATACTTGAAAAAGTTAAGAATGCGAAAGAAATCTCTCCGGACAAAGATCCTAGATTCTTAACTTTAAAAATCGATTATATTTCTAACGAGGCTCCGCCCGAAGACAGCACTCTCTTTATATCCGGAAACAAACAAGGTTGTTTTTATCATCTCGCAGGTTCGTATGAGAAAAAGAACGAATCTCAGATGGAACTTAAACTCGTTCTGAGATCCTCCAAAGACGCTTCCAAAAAAGAATTCAGGGCTAAAACCAGCGTTAGACGTTCTTATCAAGAACTGGAAGGATTGATAAGCGAAATCAAAAAGGAACTTTTGGGAAAGAGCACGATTTCATTCTCCTTTAAGTCCGGCGATATGGACGGGGTTCTTGTTTTTTTAGACGGACAGTTCCTCGGTAAAACTCCTCTTCAGAAAAACGATATTCTTCCGGGAAATCATGTGATCAAATATTACATGGACGGATTCCAGAGTCAGGAAAAAAGAGTTTCCGTTCAGGACGGAGGGAACTTTGAAATGATTCTTTCTCGAACTCCGAAAGAAGGTCTCATCTCAGTCACTTCCAATCCGGAAGGTGCGAACGTTTATCTTGGCTCCGAGTTTTTGGGTAAAACTCCTTTGGTTCGTGTTCCGGTGAAAACGGGATACAATCGTCTTCGTGTATCTATGGAAGGGCACGTGGATATTTTAAAAGGAGTGGAAGTCAAAAAGGAAGAAGAGTTCAAGTTGGACGTCTCATTGAAGCCGGGGGATAGCGTTACGTATTATAAGAATAAACAAAACGTTTTCTTAGATCATTCTTATAACGACTTTTCGATCTATTCTATGTATGGGACCCTTTTGTTTTACGCAGGTTATTATTATTTTAATTTGAAGGCGAACGCCTTGTATGATAGAGCCGAAAGTCGTGTGAGTCTGACTCGTTTGTATCTTGCGGCGAACGTGGTTCCTCAAGATCAGTTTATTGGAATGTATTTATACGAAGAGAGAATCATTCGGGAAGCGAATTCGGATGCCGGGAAGTATCAGAAACTTGCGGGGAATTTTGGAAGGCATCAAGGCGTGACCGGAGGAGTGATGGTCTACGGAATGGCGTTGATGTTGATTTTATCCGCGACGTTTTACTTTCTTGGTTTGGATGAGGAAACCTTGGACGTGGGAGTGGTTCCTACGAGGGTCAACAATCCGTTCGCGATTCCCGGTCAGACGATGGAAATGGATTCGTATGCTAAATTCAATCTGAAGTTTTAG
- a CDS encoding ABC transporter permease, with protein MNSTGNPLRLLFGVLVLTGILWKNPPTEVFLEDSFCSVGWNHPFGCDRLGRDVFSLFSYGTFSTLLFSLPSRILTLAFSSLVCLFQYSIPFTGKWFFSPISSVFVSVPSLLIALLTVHALGNGPLVLVVAILLGDWALSYETLQSKIRETDGSTYVLASTFFGASRANVFRNHIFPSAIPVLKVLFTTGLPGVVMTLALFSYLGVSAGSDWFGPGLGEQISFARDYAYSAPLALVIPIFGIVGLVTTLNVDRR; from the coding sequence TTGAATTCCACGGGCAATCCTCTGAGACTTTTGTTTGGAGTTCTCGTTCTCACGGGGATTCTTTGGAAAAACCCTCCGACCGAAGTTTTTTTAGAGGATAGTTTTTGTTCCGTCGGCTGGAATCATCCGTTTGGTTGTGATCGGTTGGGAAGGGATGTTTTTAGTCTTTTTTCCTATGGAACGTTTTCGACACTTTTGTTTTCTCTTCCTTCCCGGATTCTTACTTTAGCGTTTAGTTCCTTAGTCTGTTTGTTTCAATACTCGATTCCGTTTACCGGGAAGTGGTTTTTTTCGCCGATCTCTTCCGTTTTTGTTTCCGTGCCTTCTCTTCTCATTGCGTTACTCACGGTTCATGCTTTGGGGAACGGGCCTTTGGTTCTGGTCGTCGCGATTCTTCTGGGAGATTGGGCTTTGTCTTACGAGACTCTTCAGAGTAAAATCCGTGAGACGGATGGAAGCACTTACGTTTTAGCTTCCACTTTTTTCGGGGCTTCGAGGGCGAACGTGTTTCGAAATCATATTTTTCCTTCGGCTATTCCTGTGTTGAAAGTTCTGTTTACGACAGGATTACCCGGAGTAGTTATGACACTGGCGCTTTTCAGTTATCTCGGTGTAAGCGCGGGAAGCGATTGGTTTGGTCCGGGATTGGGAGAACAGATTTCTTTCGCAAGGGATTACGCGTATTCCGCACCTCTTGCTTTGGTGATTCCCATATTCGGAATCGTGGGTTTGGTAACCACCTTAAACGTGGACAGAAGATGA